From [Clostridium] symbiosum, a single genomic window includes:
- a CDS encoding 5-oxoprolinase subunit PxpA — MYYVDLNSDLGESFGNYTIGMDGEILKYVSSANVACGWHAGDPIVMEKTVATAKENGVAIGAHPGFPDLMGFGRRNMVVTPEEAKAYVKYQLGALKAFTDSHGVKIQHVKPHGALYNMAAVDEKLARAMCEAVYEVDKDIIFMGLAGSKMIEAAEAAGLKAASEVFADRAYNDDGTLVSRKLEGAVIKDKELAIKRVVRMVKEGKVESINGNDIAIKADSICVHGDNPKALEFVKNIRETLIAEGVEIKNLM; from the coding sequence ATGTATTATGTGGATCTGAACAGTGATTTGGGAGAGAGTTTCGGCAATTATACGATTGGTATGGACGGTGAAATTCTTAAATATGTATCGTCCGCAAACGTAGCATGCGGATGGCATGCAGGTGATCCGATCGTGATGGAGAAAACGGTTGCCACTGCAAAGGAAAATGGCGTAGCCATAGGAGCCCATCCGGGATTTCCCGACTTAATGGGGTTTGGAAGAAGAAATATGGTGGTTACTCCGGAGGAAGCAAAGGCTTATGTGAAGTACCAGCTTGGGGCTTTAAAGGCATTTACGGACAGCCATGGGGTTAAGATTCAGCATGTAAAACCGCACGGCGCGCTCTATAATATGGCAGCTGTTGATGAGAAGCTGGCAAGGGCAATGTGCGAGGCAGTTTATGAAGTAGACAAAGATATTATTTTCATGGGTCTGGCCGGTTCAAAGATGATCGAGGCGGCTGAGGCGGCGGGCCTTAAGGCAGCCAGCGAAGTATTTGCAGACAGGGCATACAATGACGACGGCACTCTGGTTTCCAGAAAATTGGAGGGCGCTGTAATTAAGGATAAAGAACTGGCAATCAAACGCGTTGTAAGAATGGTAAAAGAAGGAAAGGTAGAGAGCATCAACGGCAATGACATCGCCATTAAGGCAGATTCCATCTGTGTTCACGGTGATAATCCAAAGGCTCTTGAATTTGTCAAAAATATCCGCGAAACTCTGATCGCGGAGGGCGTAGAGATTAAAAATCTCATGTAA
- a CDS encoding sigma-54 dependent transcriptional regulator, which translates to MKKILVVDDEFLIRYTLEEGLRDRGYDAKSAGTIEEAVECVKSFHPNVVILDNLLEHSVGIDEIATFKGMDDDIQVILMTAYGSVSQAVEATKRGAYDYVLKPFDVDEIDFIIKRCLEQMKRKDSLEFLKGKSQDFTGVSEAVCQIRSQIKVLGENSSVNVLIRGETGTGKEVVARQIHDCSDRRENLMVRINCGAIPENLLESELFGYERGAFAGALKTKKGLIELANGGTVFLDEIGELPLAMQTKLLAFLDDRKYKRIGGLEDIELDVRVIAATNRNLEKAIESKQFREDLFYRLNVMQIVIPPLRERREDIPVLCDYYLDYYNKSFARNIEKVEPDFMRELILYDWKGNVRELKNIFERCFLFSQGNVLEKHVELTPVEKTEVRGSGNCYYLKNLAEGPISLEQEVSMLEKLYMEQALKLCNNNLTKAAALLGTTRFSMKRRMEREE; encoded by the coding sequence ATGAAGAAAATATTAGTCGTGGATGACGAATTTCTGATCCGCTATACACTGGAAGAGGGGCTAAGGGACAGGGGATACGATGCAAAATCCGCAGGAACCATTGAGGAGGCCGTAGAATGCGTGAAAAGTTTTCATCCCAATGTAGTGATTCTCGACAACCTTCTGGAGCACAGCGTGGGAATCGATGAGATTGCGACCTTTAAGGGAATGGACGACGACATCCAGGTCATTCTCATGACGGCTTACGGCTCCGTATCCCAGGCTGTGGAGGCAACCAAGAGGGGAGCCTATGACTATGTCCTGAAACCGTTTGACGTGGATGAGATCGACTTTATCATTAAAAGATGCCTGGAGCAGATGAAACGGAAGGACTCCCTGGAGTTTTTAAAAGGAAAATCCCAGGATTTTACTGGAGTCAGCGAGGCGGTCTGTCAGATCCGCTCCCAGATTAAGGTGCTGGGAGAGAACTCTTCCGTCAATGTCCTGATCCGGGGAGAGACGGGAACCGGCAAAGAGGTGGTAGCCAGGCAGATCCACGACTGCAGTGACAGGAGGGAAAACTTGATGGTCAGAATCAACTGCGGCGCTATTCCCGAAAACCTGCTTGAAAGCGAGCTGTTTGGCTATGAGAGGGGAGCTTTTGCCGGTGCGTTAAAGACGAAGAAGGGGCTGATCGAGCTGGCAAACGGGGGAACCGTTTTTCTGGATGAGATAGGAGAACTGCCCCTGGCCATGCAGACAAAACTCCTGGCATTTTTAGATGACAGGAAATATAAACGGATCGGCGGGCTGGAAGATATCGAACTGGATGTCCGAGTGATTGCGGCCACGAACCGGAACCTGGAAAAGGCCATTGAGAGCAAACAGTTCAGGGAAGATTTATTTTACCGGCTCAACGTCATGCAGATCGTAATTCCGCCGCTTCGGGAGAGACGGGAGGACATACCGGTCCTCTGCGATTATTACCTCGATTACTACAATAAATCGTTTGCCAGGAATATTGAAAAAGTGGAGCCTGATTTTATGAGGGAGCTGATTCTTTATGACTGGAAGGGTAATGTCAGGGAGCTTAAGAATATTTTCGAACGCTGCTTTTTATTCAGCCAGGGCAATGTGCTGGAAAAACATGTGGAACTGACGCCGGTTGAAAAAACCGAGGTCAGAGGCAGCGGAAACTGTTATTACCTTAAGAATCTGGCCGAAGGGCCAATCAGCCTGGAACAGGAGGTTTCCATGCTGGAAAAACTCTACATGGAGCAGGCGCTTAAGCTCTGTAACAACAACCTGACAAAGGCAGCGGCCCTCCTCGGAACGACCCGTTTTTCAATGAAAAGAAGGATGGAGCGGGAGGAATAG